The Sesamum indicum cultivar Zhongzhi No. 13 linkage group LG1, S_indicum_v1.0, whole genome shotgun sequence genome includes a window with the following:
- the LOC105169324 gene encoding tetraketide alpha-pyrone reductase 1: protein MGKVVCVTGASGYIASWLVKLLLNRGYTVKATVRNLSDPQKVAHLMALEGAGERLHLYEANLLEEGSFDSVVDGCEGVFHTASPVTFSVSDPQKDLIDPAVKGTINVLESCKKVSSIKRIVVTSSMTSVMFNYNPVTPDVIVDETWFADKIFCQEKNQWYALSKTLAEKATWEFVEENSLDLVTLHPGYVIGPLLQPTLNLTSEAFLNLINGKEFFADGIYRFVDVRDVALAHILAFENPSASGRYCLVGRVTYSSEVRAILSDSFPSLNLHAKSTENLPARPAYQVSKERAKSLGIKFTPLEVSLKDTVECLKEKKLLSF, encoded by the exons atggggaAGGTGGTGTGCGTGACTGGAGCATCGGGCTACATTGCTTCCTGGTTGGTTAAGCTTTTACTGAACCGTGGTTACACGGTTAAGGCCACTGTCCGCAACCTCA GTGATCCACAAAAGGTTGCACACTTGATGGCGCTTGAAGGAGCTGGGGAAAGACTGCACTTGTATGAAGCCAACTTACTCGAGGAGGGATCTTTTGATTCTGTAGTTGATGGCTGTGAAGGTGTCTTTCACACAGCATCACCTGTTACCTTTTCAGTTTCCGATCCACAG AAAGACCTGATAGATCCTGCAGTAAAGGGGACGATTAATGTTCTTGAATCATGCAAGAAAGTATCATCCATCAAAAGAATAGTCGTAACATCTTCAATGACTTCCGTTATGTTCAACTATAATCCTGTAACACCTGATGTTATTGTCGATGAAACATGGTTCGCGGATAAGATCTTCTGCCAGGAAAAGAAT CAATGGTATGCTCTCTCAAAAACTTTAGCAGAGAAGGCTACGTGGGAGTTTGTGGAAGAAAATAGCCTTGACTTGGTAACATTACACCCTGGCTATGTGATCGGTCCTCTGCTACAGCCAACTCTTAATTTGACCTCCGAGGCTTTTCTGAATCTCATTAATG GAAAAGAATTCTTCGCTGATGGTATCTACAGATTTGTTGATGTTAGAGATGTTGCTCTTGCACATATTCTAGCATTCGAGAATCCTTCAGCAAGCGGCAGATACTGTTTGGTTGGAAGAGTGACTTATTCGTCCGAAGTACGGGCCATATTGAGCGACAGTTTCCCTTCCCTCAATCTCCATGCAAA AAGTACAGAGAATTTGCCTGCCAGGCCTGCATACCAAGTCTCGAAAGAGAGGGCAAAAAGTTTAGGCATCAAATTCACTCCTCTTGAGGTAAGCCTCAAGGACACTGTAGAATGTTTGAAGGAGAAGAAATTACTCAGTTTCTAA
- the LOC105170115 gene encoding RNA polymerase sigma factor sigD, chloroplastic isoform X2 — protein MYMAMAICSCSKQSPALPNISFPYYSTKSFLKVSSYNTLPTYTQSPCNHTCSYTVQEDAIIIHSACTQHLAVAAAAAAPAHDMEKLLDLKGSENDAKRGRFWCNEVAVRRKRRRKLRTSERVKNDEDGKLVFVDKKEGKSRFMTSKEEARFSWYLKERARIVAVKTELLAETGRREVSSSQWAKAAGISQRNLDRILCNGRESEERITSCYRRLVVSIASSYQGKGLSLQDLTQEGSIGLLRGAIKFNPERGYKLSTYAYWWIRQSITRAIANKSKIIRLPGSISELVPKICEANAALSRRLRRPPTYDEIAEAIDANSSAVRLAIERNRSPISLDEAITSQGCMSLQDIVAGPDEITPEAMVKKDQLKPEIQKLLKPLCDREAHILRLHYGLNGETPWSFEEIGRVLELSRERVRQINSAALLKIRQTSKVEDLKHFI, from the exons ATGTATATGGCCATGGCCATATGCTCATGTTCAAAGCAATCACCAGCATTGCCAAACATCTCATTCCCCTATTATTCTACCAAATCATTTCTCAAAGTTTCAAGTTATAACACCCTTCCAACATACACTCAATCTCCATGCAATCATACTTGTAGCTATACAGTCCAGGAAGatgcaataataattcatagtGCTTGCACTCAGCACCTTGCTGTAGCTGCAGCTGCAGCTGCACCGGCTCATGATATGGAGAAGTTGTTGGATTTAAAGGGCAGTGAAAATGATGCGAAGAGGGGGCGTTTTTGGTGCAATGAAGTTGCAGTCAGAAGGAAGAGAAGACGAAAATTAAGGACATCGGAGCGTGTGAAGAATGATGAGGATGGCAAGCTCGTGTTTGTGGATAAGAAGGAAGGAAAATCCAGGTTCATGACCTCTAAAGAAGAGGCCAGATTTTCTTGGTACTTGAAG GAAAGAGCAAGAATTGTGGCTGTGAAAACAGAACTACTAGCAGAAACAGGACGACGTGAAGTATCCTCAAGCCAATGGGCCAAGGCTGCTGGAATCAGCCAGCGGAATCTGGACAGGATTCTGTGCAATGGAAGAGAGTCGGAGGAGAGAATCACTAGTTGCTACCGCAGACTCGTTGTATCGATTGCTTCTTCGTATCAAGGCAAAGGATTAAGCTTGCAAGATTTAACTCAG GAAGGCAGCATTGGGCTACTACGTGGGGCGATAAAGTTTAATCCCGAAAGGGGTTATAAGTTATCAACATATGCTTACTGGTGGATAAGGCAATCTATTACCAGAGCCATTGCAAACAAGTCCAAGATTATCAGATTACCG GGCAGCATAAGTGAACTGGTGCCAAAGATTTGCGAGGCTAATGCTGCGTTAAGCAGAAGGCTGCGAAGGCCCCCTACGTATGATGAGATTGCAGAAGCTATTGATGCTAATAGTTCAGCTGTAAGACTTGCGATCGAAAGAAACAGATCCCCGATTTCTCTTGACGAAGCCATTACCAGCCAAGGTTGCATGTCTCTGCAG GATATAGTTGCAGGGCCAGATGAGATAACTCCAGAGGCAATGGTGAAGAAAGATCAGCTGAAACCAGAAATCCAAAAGCTGCTTAAGCCTTTGTGTGACAGAGAGGCACACATCTTGAGACTGCACTATGGGTTGAATGGTGAGACGCCGTGGTCGTTTGAGGAGATAGGAAGGGTGTTGGAGCTCTCAAGGGAGAGAGTTAGGCAGATTAACTCTGCTGCATTGCTGAAAATAAGGCAGACGAGCAAAGTAGAGGATCTGAAGCACTTCATATAG
- the LOC105170115 gene encoding RNA polymerase sigma factor sigD, chloroplastic isoform X1, giving the protein MYMAMAICSCSKQSPALPNISFPYYSTKSFLKVSSYNTLPTYTQSPCNHTCSYTVQEDAIIIHSACTQHLAVAAAAAAPAHDMEKLLDLKGSENDAKRGRFWCNEVAVRRKRRRKLRTSERVKNDEDGKLVFVDKKEGKSRFMTSKEEARFSWYLKERARIVAVKTELLAETGRREVSSSQWAKAAGISQRNLDRILCNGRESEERITSCYRRLVVSIASSYQGKGLSLQDLTQEGSIGLLRGAIKFNPERGYKLSTYAYWWIRQSITRAIANKSKIIRLPGSISELVPKICEANAALSRRLRRPPTYDEIAEAIDANSSAVRLAIERNRSPISLDEAITSQGCMSLQVLSTPVLYIILHYFYFYNWDRHRRTRTHRLQDIVAGPDEITPEAMVKKDQLKPEIQKLLKPLCDREAHILRLHYGLNGETPWSFEEIGRVLELSRERVRQINSAALLKIRQTSKVEDLKHFI; this is encoded by the exons ATGTATATGGCCATGGCCATATGCTCATGTTCAAAGCAATCACCAGCATTGCCAAACATCTCATTCCCCTATTATTCTACCAAATCATTTCTCAAAGTTTCAAGTTATAACACCCTTCCAACATACACTCAATCTCCATGCAATCATACTTGTAGCTATACAGTCCAGGAAGatgcaataataattcatagtGCTTGCACTCAGCACCTTGCTGTAGCTGCAGCTGCAGCTGCACCGGCTCATGATATGGAGAAGTTGTTGGATTTAAAGGGCAGTGAAAATGATGCGAAGAGGGGGCGTTTTTGGTGCAATGAAGTTGCAGTCAGAAGGAAGAGAAGACGAAAATTAAGGACATCGGAGCGTGTGAAGAATGATGAGGATGGCAAGCTCGTGTTTGTGGATAAGAAGGAAGGAAAATCCAGGTTCATGACCTCTAAAGAAGAGGCCAGATTTTCTTGGTACTTGAAG GAAAGAGCAAGAATTGTGGCTGTGAAAACAGAACTACTAGCAGAAACAGGACGACGTGAAGTATCCTCAAGCCAATGGGCCAAGGCTGCTGGAATCAGCCAGCGGAATCTGGACAGGATTCTGTGCAATGGAAGAGAGTCGGAGGAGAGAATCACTAGTTGCTACCGCAGACTCGTTGTATCGATTGCTTCTTCGTATCAAGGCAAAGGATTAAGCTTGCAAGATTTAACTCAG GAAGGCAGCATTGGGCTACTACGTGGGGCGATAAAGTTTAATCCCGAAAGGGGTTATAAGTTATCAACATATGCTTACTGGTGGATAAGGCAATCTATTACCAGAGCCATTGCAAACAAGTCCAAGATTATCAGATTACCG GGCAGCATAAGTGAACTGGTGCCAAAGATTTGCGAGGCTAATGCTGCGTTAAGCAGAAGGCTGCGAAGGCCCCCTACGTATGATGAGATTGCAGAAGCTATTGATGCTAATAGTTCAGCTGTAAGACTTGCGATCGAAAGAAACAGATCCCCGATTTCTCTTGACGAAGCCATTACCAGCCAAGGTTGCATGTCTCTGCAGGTTCTTTCCACTCCAGTTTTGTATATAATTCTTCACTATTTCTATTTCTACAATTGGGACAGGCATAGAAGAACTCGTACACATCGTTTGCAGGATATAGTTGCAGGGCCAGATGAGATAACTCCAGAGGCAATGGTGAAGAAAGATCAGCTGAAACCAGAAATCCAAAAGCTGCTTAAGCCTTTGTGTGACAGAGAGGCACACATCTTGAGACTGCACTATGGGTTGAATGGTGAGACGCCGTGGTCGTTTGAGGAGATAGGAAGGGTGTTGGAGCTCTCAAGGGAGAGAGTTAGGCAGATTAACTCTGCTGCATTGCTGAAAATAAGGCAGACGAGCAAAGTAGAGGATCTGAAGCACTTCATATAG
- the LOC105169335 gene encoding uncharacterized protein LOC105169335 — translation MALISSSVSANPLSLCISTPHSSRKARRKLSPSLASLSPSSSSSSASQESTSATKTENFGVSTKGSSPRAPFVEPLTPPELPYNYALANPNGNPVVQFVQSTESTIERVIFDFRFLALLAVGGSLAGSLLCFLNGCVYIFDAYKVYWTSCVKGIHTGKMVLRLVEAIDVYLAGTVMLIFGMGLYGLFISNVSADVPPSTDRALTGSSLFGMFALKERPKWMKISSLDELKTKVGHVIVMILLVKMFERSKMVTITTGTDLLSYSICIFLSSASLYILHNLHKPETEKHE, via the exons ATGGCTTTGATCTCCTCCTCAGTTTCAGCCAATCCTCTCTCCCTCTGTATATCCACTCCACACTCTTCAAGAAAAGCGCGCAGAAAGCTTTCACCTTCACTTGCTTCTTTAAGTCCTtcctcttcatcatcatcagctTCGCAAGAATCGACATCGGcaacaaaaactgaaaatttcgGTGTATCCACAAAAGGGTCGTCTCCGAGAGCGCCATTCGTTGAGCCCCTGACTCCGCCAGAGCTTCCATACAATTATGCTTTGGCAAATCCAAATGGAAACCCGGTTGTGCAATTTGTACAGTCTACTGAGTCTACCATCGAAAGA GTCATATTTGACTTCCGCTTTTTGGCACTTCTGGCTGTTGGGGGTTCGTTAGCAGGTTCTTTGTTATGCTTTCTAAAT GGGTGTGTCTACATATTTGATGCATATAAAGTATATTGGACAAGCTGTGTCAAAGGAATCCATACTGGAAAAATGGTTCTCCGATTAGTTGAAGCTATTG ATGTATATCTTGCTGGGACTGTCATGTTAATATTTGGCATGGGCTTGTACGGGCTATTCATTTCAAATGTGTCTGCTGATGTGCCTCCTAGTACTGATCGTGCACTCACGGGCTCTTCCTTATTTGGCATGTTTGCTTTGAAG GAGAGGCCAAAGTGGATGAAGATTTCTTCTCTGGATGAATTAAAGACTAAAGTGGGACATGTCATTGTGATGATCCTTCTGGTAAAGATGTTCGAGAGGAGCAAGATGGTCACAATAACAACAGGGACAGATTTACTAAGCTACTCCATATGTATATTCTTGTCGTCAGCTTCCCTGTACATTCTTCACAACCTACATAAGCCGGAAACAGAAAAGCACGAATGA